The following proteins are co-located in the Streptomyces sp. DT2A-34 genome:
- a CDS encoding GNAT family N-acetyltransferase — protein MCFAVRKEVFVGEQGVPEDLEYDAYDAVAVQVLAVREDGVPLGTGRLLHGEAAAAKVDGDPSVGSLGRLAVTKAARGLGVGVALVRAIEETARARGLAAVDLHAQTHALGFYERLGYAAYGPEFPDAGIPHRAMRRAL, from the coding sequence ATGTGCTTCGCGGTGCGCAAGGAGGTCTTCGTCGGGGAGCAGGGAGTCCCCGAGGACCTGGAGTACGACGCGTACGACGCCGTCGCCGTGCAGGTGCTGGCCGTGCGGGAGGACGGGGTGCCGCTGGGCACCGGGCGGCTGCTGCACGGGGAGGCGGCCGCGGCGAAGGTCGACGGTGATCCGTCGGTCGGGTCGCTGGGGCGGCTCGCGGTGACGAAGGCGGCGCGTGGGCTCGGTGTCGGCGTCGCGCTGGTGCGGGCCATCGAGGAGACGGCACGCGCGCGCGGGCTCGCCGCCGTGGATCTGCACGCGCAGACGCACGCGCTGGGTTTTTACGAGCGGTTGGGGTACGCGGCGTACGGGCCGGAGTTCCCCGACGCGGGGATACCGCACCGGGCGATGCGGCGCGCTCTGTAG
- a CDS encoding RluA family pseudouridine synthase yields the protein MSTIPEIRTLPVPDGLEGERVDAAISRMFGFSRTKAAELAAAGKVTVDGSVVGKSERVHGGAWLEVEMPQAPAPVQVVAEPVEGMEIVHDDDDVVVIVKPVGVAAHPSPGWSGPTVIGGLAAAGYRISTSGAAERQGIVHRLDVGTSGLMVVAKSEYAYTSLKRQFKERTVDKRYHTLVQGHPDPTSGTIDAPIGRHPNHDYKWAVTADGKPSVTHYDLIEAFRAASLLDVKLETGRTHQIRVHMAAHRHPCVGDLTYGADPTLAKRLHLTRQWLHAVRLGFEHPGDGQWVEFACDYPADLQKALDQVREETYA from the coding sequence GTGAGCACGATTCCCGAGATCCGTACCCTGCCCGTGCCCGACGGCCTGGAGGGCGAGCGCGTCGACGCCGCCATCTCCCGCATGTTCGGCTTCTCCCGTACGAAGGCCGCCGAGCTTGCCGCGGCGGGGAAGGTCACGGTCGACGGCTCGGTGGTCGGGAAGTCCGAGCGGGTGCACGGCGGCGCCTGGCTCGAGGTGGAGATGCCGCAGGCGCCCGCGCCGGTGCAGGTCGTCGCCGAGCCGGTCGAGGGCATGGAGATCGTGCACGACGACGATGACGTGGTCGTGATCGTGAAGCCGGTCGGTGTGGCCGCGCATCCGTCGCCGGGCTGGAGCGGTCCGACGGTCATCGGTGGGCTCGCCGCCGCCGGGTACCGGATCTCGACGTCCGGCGCCGCCGAGCGCCAGGGCATCGTGCACCGGCTCGACGTGGGCACGTCCGGGCTGATGGTCGTCGCCAAGTCCGAGTACGCGTACACGTCGCTCAAGCGCCAGTTCAAGGAGCGCACGGTCGACAAGCGGTACCACACGCTCGTCCAGGGCCACCCCGACCCGACCAGCGGCACCATCGACGCTCCCATCGGCCGCCACCCCAACCACGACTACAAGTGGGCGGTCACGGCCGACGGCAAGCCGTCCGTCACGCACTACGACCTCATCGAGGCGTTCCGCGCGGCCTCCCTGCTCGATGTGAAGCTGGAGACCGGCCGCACCCACCAGATCCGCGTCCACATGGCCGCCCACCGGCACCCCTGCGTGGGCGACCTGACGTACGGCGCCGACCCGACGCTGGCCAAGCGGCTCCACCTGACCCGCCAGTGGCTGCACGCCGTACGCCTCGGCTTCGAGCACCCCGGGGACGGGCAGTGGGTGGAGTTCGCGTGCGACTACCCGGCCGACCTGCAGAAGGCCCTGGACCAGGTCCGCGAGGAGACGTACGCGTGA